TTAGGTTGCAGTTTTTGTTGTAAAACTGGTTGTTTCGAGATGTGAACTGAACGGGAGAAGAACCTGAACCCCTTCCCGTTACCTCGTGAATTATTGCCAGGAGCAAGATCCCAAAGGGCTGGTGCGTGCTGCCAGTCACGGCGTGCTGGCTCGCAGAACCAAAAAGCGGGACTGGCAGTGccggctggcagggcagtgagAGGCAGGTTTTCCTCTCGAGAGCTTTTTGGGAGGAGATTTGAAACGCCTCTGCTGGGTATAAGCCTGGAGGTGGATGTCACCCTCTCCCCCCCCATCTtactctttccttccccttgtGTGGCACTCGCTGTGGTAGCCAGCAAGAGGAGTCGCTAAAAGGCTGTGCGTCTCCTGTAATTGCATTGTCAAACGAGTGACCCCACGCCATAAACTCATTTCCCTGATAGCGTTTCAGCCATGTTAGCAGTTTCTTCTCTCAATCTGCACTTGAGCTTCCCAAAGTCAGGCAGTGATATATTTTACGTGAACCGTACGGCACTCGACATGCTCCCAGCCTCGGGCAGAGGTCCCTGCAGCCCGGGTGCCATGCCCTGGCGCGCGATGTGACTTCAGCTCCATGCTATGCAGGAAAGAAATCCCCTCGTATGATCACCATGGCCAAGGGTTTCTGTAATCTATACGATGAGGTCACATTTCAATACCGGGAGTAACCTAGATTAAAGGCATGATTTAAGCCACTGGAATAAATATAGTTTTTTACATTAGCGCATTGCAGACCTGACTCGGGGGTTTATGtcacaggatatttttttctgaattgtctCAAACTAAAACTTAAGGCTTCCTGGTTATTACCATGGTGATGTTGCTCCAACTCAGCACTGAAATTTCCCAGAGCCTTTTATAGTCCTAATTGCGAGGGAATTCGGTGTTCGTCCTACCTGCAAGGAAAGCGGTTTGCCCTCACTGAACTTTCTTTACGAAACTCGGTGGGTAGTTTGGGGATGCTCGTGTTGAATTTCAGGCAGTGAGTCAACTGGCCTTTTTTCTGCAGGGCCTTGGATCCTCTTATGCTACGGCTGTTGCTAGAGCAGATTAAATTTACCTTGCTTCACATGAATGTGAGATGCATTCCTCTGCTGCCAGTTTGCTCCTGCAGGAGAGGCGAGCTCAGCCCCAGGGGTCCTCCAGGTCTCACCCCGCGGTCCTGTCCTCCCcaagggctgtgctgaggaagCACAGCTCGGTCCTGGCCGTGCTGCAGAGTCCAGTTCTCAGGAATAAAATCTGCTGTAAGCGGGTCCTTTGGAGAGAAAGTCCTCGTAATGCAGTCAGGGCTTCAGGGGGCTAAATTTAGCCATTAAAATCAACAGTAAAAAAACACCGTCTTCTCCAAACTGGAATGATTCAGTTTGACCTGACAGAAAATTGTTCCCTTATTAAGTTAATTGCGTCTCCCAATAAAAAGGCTTCAAACTGAGCCTGGCCCCGAAGCTGCTTTGGGGAGCCAAGGAGCTGCGAGACTGCAGGCAGATGCTGTCTGCAGCCGAGGCTCCGAGCGATCCCTCAGCGCTGACGACAAGcggagcagccagcagccctctGAGGCGCGCTGACAAGAGCCGCCAGTCACCTTTCTCCCAGACCAGCTCATGTTTTTGTGGCCGGTTTGAGACGGGGCTGCAGTTATGGTTGTTTGTTGCACGAGGCCATCGGCCTCGTCTGGCAGAGCCCCCGGACGTCGGCGGCTGGTCCCGCGTCGTACCGAAAGACAGAGCCGAGGCTTTGCGGTGGTGTCCACTGCTGGACGAAACATTTCAGGCTCTACCTCCCTCACgctgttctgctctgctccgTTCTAGCTCCTTTCCTATCCCTGCCCTACGGTTTCCTCACGCTGCGGGGTTTTTCCATCCCTGAGCCTCCTTGGCACGCACAGCTCGGAAGCGCGGTGCcgtcccagcccagctctgccagctcctgttTCGGCTCGGCATCGCGCGTGTGCCACTCGTGTCCGAGGGACGTGTTGGTGCACCACGAGCGTGACCCAGGGGAACGGGAAATTTTAGGACCCCCTCGGCGAAGCAAGAACCCGGAGTCACGCCGAAGCAGGTACTTAATCCCGATCAACCCGCAGCCGGGAGGGAGGTGGGGACGGCCCCAGCCCCTTACATCGGGCTGACCctggcaccggggggggggggacagcagcTTGGGCCTGGCCCCGGCCGTGGGcagggggggccggggggcggcggtgccgggggcGGAGCGGCGGAAGGGAAGCGGGCAGCGGGGAGGCCCCGCCGCCGTCTGAGCATGCTCGGGCGTGGGCAGCCCGGGCTATATAGCGGCCGTGCCGAGCCCCGCCGAGCCCAGCCGCTCTGCCGGGGCAGGCGGGACGCGAGGGGTTCCGCATCGCCCGGCTCAGCTCCCATCTCCCGGCTCAGCACCGCTCCTGTCGCCCGGTACCGTACCGCACCGCTCCCGTCACCCGGCTCGGCTCCGCACCGCTCCTCTCCCGTCGCCCGGCTCCGCTCGGCTCCCATCGCCCCGGCTCCtcgccgctcccccccccccccccccgccgggaCCCGGCTCCCGGCACGGCCGAGGcagcgccccccgccccgccggccccggcgccgccccccggcccggctcggtGCCCCCCGCCGGGCGGCAGGATGGCCGCCAAGCCCGCCGAGCTGCTGGGCGTCTGCTCGAGCTACCAGGCGGTGATGCCCCACTTCGTCTGCGTGGCCGAGGAGttccccccgcccgcccgcccggcccgagccccccggggcaAGCTGCGGCGGCCGCGGCAGTCGCGCTTCAAGACGCAGCCGGTGACTTTCGACGAGATccaggaggtggaggaggagggggtgTCCCCcatggaggaggagaaggccaAGAAGTCCTTCCTGCAGTCCCTCGAGTGCCTGCGGCGCAGCACCCAGAACCTCAGCCTGCAGCGGGACCGCCTGGGCAGCTGCCGCCTGCGCAACAGCCTCGACTCCAGCGACTCGGACTCGGCCCTCTGAGggcggcacggcccggcccggctcggcacggctcggcccggcccggtgGGACtgcgcccgccccgctccggcAGGGACCCGGCCGCAGGGAGGCTCGGCGGGGCGCCCGGCGGGCCGGGATGTTTTCTGAGAAAGCGCTTGTACCTGCGTTTCTATTCGATTGTACGAAACTCTCCGCCtgaaagacacacacacaaaaaaaaaaaaaaagggaaaaaaaaatcttttctattcGTTAGAAGAAATATGAGCTGTTTTAGATGCGTCGAGCTGCTGgactttatatttatttttgcatttaaactgTTGACTGCGTTAATTTAATATGTTTCTACCTGAATGTCTGTTATTATTTCCATAAAAGAGTAATAAAATCCGATATATTTGCACAGTACCTACCGGACTGTCCTTATTTCGGGGTCCTGCTGTCCTCTTCGGGCTCTCCTCGCCCCTCTGGCGAGGGCTGGAGGGACTCAGAGGCTGCCGGCAGCCCGTGCAGAAGCAGCAGCGCTCtccccagggatgctgctcGGAGAGGTTTCGAGGTCTGTGCCGCCAGGTACACGCTGATGAGACAGGACACAAGCTAGGCTGATTTTAgacaactttattttcctttcagagatCTCTGTGTTAAAGTAGCTTGATGTTTGAGGACTGTTTGGAAGTGCTTGTGCCTGAAAACGTTAACGCAGCCGGGCAGGTGTAGTTCGTTCAGAGCTGCACGTGTGCTTTCTGGTCTTGTACGAATTGCTGttgtcccttccagcccctgaGCTGccgggtgctgcagctggagcgAGCACGGGTCGGTTTGGTAGAGCAAGCGGCGGTGTGGGGACGGGACGGGCTTGTCTTGGAGCCGAAAAGCAGAGGCTTTCCCCTGTGGGGTGGCAGCGGAGTTATGTGGGGCTTCGGTGTGCGTGTGACAGACTTTCCCATCTCTCCGACCACGGTATTTGTGCTGAGGAGCGCCTGAATCTTATCTGCAGGAGAAGCAAATCTCTGGACCGAGAATTTCTCTGTTCCCTTGTGCTGTTCCTGCGCTGACAGCCTGCTCCCACGGCACGTCCTCCCTCAGGGCACCCCTCGGGCAGTTTACGCTTCCCCATTACGAGGGATTACCCCCTAGGGATTTGCAGCCTCCAGCTAACGCTCCTGGGGGTAGACCCTTGGGGGGTGGGAGCTTTTCCTAAGCCTGTCCTTACAGCTGACGAAGTGGCCCCTGACGAACAGCATCCCGCTGGCTTCCCCGGGGGCCGTGAGGGCTGGCCcagaggcaggaggggaaggtggTGGCGATGGGGGCACCCCGTGGGGTGCATCTGCACCCACCTGAGTGCAGGCGGGCTGCCTGGGGAGCACGGCTGAAGCCTGGCTCTGGCTTAAAGCTGAGGAAAACCAtcagggaggaggagggtgcACTCAGCGGCTCCGGGCTCTGCCCCCCGCTGCCCAGAAGGCGTTTAAGCCTTGCATGGCTCTGCGAGCCACCTCGGCTCCCCTTGCTGCCGGAGTACAGCGGCTGCTCGCTGTGCGGGCACAGCCCCGCGCACCGCCTGCCCGCAAGGTGCCGCGGCCTCGCCTCCGGGACAGCTGCCAGCCGGCAAGCCGGGTGCTGTCGGAAGTGATCGGCTTCCAGCGGCTGGGCTACGTTTTTGTCAGTGAATTCTCCTAAAGCCGTTACAGTTCTGGGAGTTTTGGTTTTGCAAAAGGGTTTGAAACATCTCTGGGAACGCTGCAGCCGTCTGCCTAAGCGTTGCGTGAGGTACGCGGAGTGCTAATGAGCTCTGTAAGGTTGTACAGCATCCTCCCCGTACTGCAGGCTCGGTCTGCTTTTCGGTCGTGCTTTGCTTCCACCCCGGTACAAGTCCCGGAGGTGCAGGCGCTGCCTGGTCCCCTCAGGAGGCTGTGAGCACGCCGTCCTCTGCCCTTGTCCAGCAGCGGGGCTCGCAGCAGGCCGTCAGCCACCGCCCGCCTCCATCGGGCACAGGGGCCTCGGGCTCCAGCTTCCCCGGGGTGCCCGTgctcacttttctctttcaagagaCAAACCCGAGCTGTGCTGGATGTTAACGCAGAGGATAAAGAGGGTTCAAGAATCTATTGTAGCacaatatttgagaaaaaaaagacgTATCCCGTTGGAGAGGCTGAGTAAACAAGTTTCTCTTCAACAGTtctttgttaacatttttctgctccCTCTCGAAGCGACCGACATGCACATGGGAGATGCCAGTGCTAAAGACAGGCTATCATTTATCTTCCCAGCTGTTACGAGCTAGGCAAAAGGGTTAAAACGCAGGGTGTTTTAGCTCTGTCCTGGAGAGGCCATACTGCACACAGGTGGAAAAGCAAACCTTGTTCCAGGCCTCCTTTACTCATTTTGAAGGTTTCTATTGCAATGTTTTTTAGCATCACGGATATCTGTCCTGtaa
The genomic region above belongs to Cygnus olor isolate bCygOlo1 chromosome 5, bCygOlo1.pri.v2, whole genome shotgun sequence and contains:
- the C5H11orf96 gene encoding uncharacterized protein C11orf96 homolog yields the protein MAAKPAELLGVCSSYQAVMPHFVCVAEEFPPPARPARAPRGKLRRPRQSRFKTQPVTFDEIQEVEEEGVSPMEEEKAKKSFLQSLECLRRSTQNLSLQRDRLGSCRLRNSLDSSDSDSAL